The Anaerolineales bacterium DNA window CCACGGAGCGGACGCCACAATCGACCGTGATGACAAGTGAGACTCCCTGCCCGCCGAGCAAACTCAGCGCCTCGGCTCTGAGGCCGTAGCCCTCGGCAAAACGGTCCGGCAGGTGCGCCACGGGAGCCAGGCCCAAAGCACGCAGCCCGAGGCACAGGATCGCGGTCGCGGTGATCCCGTCGGCGTCGTAGTCACCGTACACGGCGACCTTCTCGCCACCCTCGACGGCCTGCAGCACCCGGTCAACTGCGGCCGGCATCCCGGGCAGCGAGAAGGGGTCGTGGCCAGGGTCTTCCCTGGCCAGAAACGCCCGCACAGCTGCCGCCT harbors:
- a CDS encoding DHH family phosphoesterase — its product is MNRWLIPEPRPVAALEALGDLPLLGRQVLAARGLDQAAAVRAFLAREDPGHDPFSLPGMPAAVDRVLQAVEGGEKVAVYGDYDADGITATAILCLGLRALGLAPVAHLPDRFAEGYGLRAEALSLLGGQGVSLVITVDCGVRSV